A region from the Rhodopseudomonas julia genome encodes:
- a CDS encoding TRAP transporter permease codes for MSEAQNASEQAAPQKDVDGEVETHVRSLASWPARAFAACGIAISLFHIWANIDGRVSTLWLVGIHFAGFAFLACLRYPLKAGRFVAPLWLDAVTGAVIAGATLFIIGSETAIYAQGVRLSPEHWVAAILVIVGAIELTRRTTGPIIPVLIILALSYVSFLGAYAPGVFRFAGLSYETVLFRSIFADEGMFGTIGRISASFVFMFILFGAFLVRSGAGDFIIDLARALAGRLVGGPGFVAVFASGLTGTISGSAVANTVSTGVITIPLMKKSGFPPRFAAGVEAAASTGGQLMPPIMGAGAFVMASNTQIPYLDIVAVATLPAIAYFLTVAFFVRIEAKKHHIVGVDDESRSAWEVLKAGGPAFLVPVATLIGLLIYGFTPVYAAGWAILSVVAASWLTKNRMGPKAILEALALGAQNMIMTAVLLIAVGLIVNVIAMTGIGNTFSLMIADWAGGNLLIALLLIALASLVLGMGLPVTAAYIVLATLSAPALQGMIENGYLVDLLTAGNLPEAARGPFLLADPEAMTKLAAPMSREAANAFIAAAPAEVLRLVHGQALDPALITAALLSAHMIIFWLSQDSNVTPPVCLTAFAAAAIARTPHMATGMTAWKLAKGLYIVPILFAYTPFLHGSVPEVLLVFAQAVIGSYAVGAAFEGYMEAPLVWPLRLLAGVAGVVVLWPGLPVATAIGAAMTFALLLWTIRLDRRGRAAEAVA; via the coding sequence ATGAGCGAGGCGCAAAACGCGTCTGAGCAGGCTGCGCCTCAGAAGGATGTCGACGGCGAAGTCGAAACCCATGTCAGGAGCCTCGCCTCCTGGCCGGCGCGGGCTTTCGCCGCCTGCGGCATCGCCATCTCGCTCTTCCATATCTGGGCGAATATCGACGGGCGCGTGTCGACCTTGTGGCTCGTCGGCATTCATTTCGCCGGTTTCGCTTTTCTCGCCTGCCTGCGCTACCCGCTCAAAGCCGGACGCTTCGTGGCGCCACTCTGGCTCGATGCTGTCACCGGAGCCGTCATCGCGGGTGCGACGCTCTTCATCATCGGCTCGGAGACGGCGATCTATGCGCAGGGCGTGCGTCTTTCGCCCGAGCATTGGGTGGCCGCGATCCTCGTCATTGTCGGCGCGATCGAGCTGACGCGGCGCACGACGGGGCCGATCATCCCGGTCTTGATCATCCTGGCGCTCTCCTATGTGTCGTTTCTCGGTGCCTACGCGCCGGGCGTCTTCCGGTTCGCCGGCCTTTCCTATGAGACGGTTCTCTTCCGATCGATCTTTGCCGATGAGGGCATGTTCGGCACGATCGGGCGGATCTCGGCGAGTTTCGTCTTCATGTTCATTCTCTTCGGCGCATTTCTGGTGCGCTCGGGCGCCGGCGATTTCATCATCGATCTTGCCCGCGCGCTCGCCGGCCGCCTCGTCGGAGGCCCCGGCTTCGTGGCCGTCTTTGCGTCGGGACTGACCGGCACGATCTCCGGCTCGGCCGTCGCCAATACGGTGTCGACCGGCGTCATCACCATTCCGCTCATGAAGAAATCGGGCTTTCCGCCGCGCTTCGCCGCCGGCGTGGAAGCAGCCGCCTCGACCGGTGGGCAGCTGATGCCGCCGATCATGGGGGCGGGTGCCTTCGTCATGGCGTCGAATACGCAGATCCCCTATCTCGACATCGTCGCCGTCGCGACGCTGCCGGCGATCGCCTATTTCCTCACCGTCGCCTTCTTCGTCCGGATCGAGGCGAAGAAGCACCATATCGTCGGCGTCGACGACGAAAGCCGCAGTGCCTGGGAGGTCTTGAAGGCGGGCGGCCCGGCCTTCCTCGTCCCCGTCGCAACCCTGATCGGGCTTCTGATCTACGGCTTCACCCCGGTCTATGCCGCCGGCTGGGCGATCCTTTCCGTCGTTGCCGCCTCCTGGCTCACCAAGAACCGCATGGGTCCGAAGGCGATCCTGGAGGCCCTGGCGCTCGGCGCCCAGAACATGATCATGACGGCGGTGCTTCTCATTGCCGTCGGCCTCATCGTCAACGTCATCGCCATGACCGGCATCGGCAACACCTTCTCGCTGATGATCGCCGATTGGGCGGGCGGCAATCTCCTGATCGCGCTCCTCTTGATCGCGCTCGCCTCACTGGTGCTCGGGATGGGACTGCCGGTGACGGCCGCGTATATCGTGCTCGCGACGCTCTCCGCGCCCGCCCTTCAGGGCATGATCGAGAACGGCTATCTCGTCGATCTTTTGACTGCGGGCAATTTGCCGGAGGCGGCACGCGGGCCCTTCCTGCTCGCCGATCCGGAGGCGATGACGAAGCTTGCCGCACCGATGAGCCGGGAGGCGGCGAACGCCTTCATCGCGGCGGCACCCGCCGAGGTCCTGCGCCTCGTGCATGGCCAGGCGCTCGATCCGGCGCTGATCACGGCAGCACTTCTTTCGGCCCATATGATCATCTTCTGGCTGTCGCAGGATTCCAACGTGACGCCGCCGGTCTGCCTCACCGCCTTTGCAGCTGCGGCGATCGCCCGCACGCCGCATATGGCGACCGGAATGACGGCGTGGAAACTCGCCAAGGGGCTCTACATCGTGCCGATCCTCTTCGCCTATACGCCGTTTCTGCACGGCAGCGTGCCGGAGGTGCTTCTCGTCTTTGCGCAGGCGGTGATCGGCTCTTATGCCGTCGGTGCGGCTTTCGAGGGCTATATGGAGGCGCCGCTCGTCTGGCCGCTCAGACTTCTTGCCGGCGTTGCGGGCGTGGTCGTGCTGTGGCCGGGCCTGCCGGTTGCGACGGCGATCGGGGCCGCGATGACCTTCGCGCTGCTCCTGTGGACGATCCGGCTCGACCGTCGTGGCCGAGCGGCAGAAGCGGTTGCCTGA
- a CDS encoding M20 aminoacylase family protein gives MPVINSLAEAADEITQWRRDFHRNPELLYDVPRTAKVVADRLRAFGCDEVVEGIGRSGVVGIIRGRGDGDRGIGLRADMDALPIEEESGKPWRSETPGKMHACGHDGHMAMLLGAARYLAETRNFSGRAVIVFQPAEEGGAGARAMIEDGLMERFAISEVYGLHNMPGIPVGQFGIRPGPLMAATDNFIIQIEGKGSHAAKPHAGVDPVLVGSQIVNALQSVASRNVDPLKSAVVSVTTFHAGDTFNVIPQRGTLKGTVRTLDPAIRDLVERRMNEIVPTIGQAFGARARLDYQRHYPVTVNHEEQTHKAAAVAREIAGEGAVTEDTPPLMAGEDFSYMLEARPGAFIFLGNGDSAGLHHPAYDFNDSAAPYGASYLARLVERAMPA, from the coding sequence ATGCCCGTCATAAACTCCCTTGCCGAAGCCGCCGACGAGATCACGCAATGGCGGCGCGATTTTCACCGCAACCCGGAGCTCCTCTACGACGTGCCGCGGACGGCGAAGGTGGTGGCGGACAGACTGCGCGCTTTCGGCTGTGACGAGGTGGTGGAGGGCATCGGGCGAAGCGGTGTCGTCGGCATCATCCGTGGCCGAGGAGACGGCGATCGCGGCATCGGCCTTCGTGCCGACATGGACGCGCTGCCGATCGAGGAGGAAAGCGGCAAGCCGTGGCGCTCCGAAACGCCCGGGAAGATGCATGCCTGCGGTCATGACGGCCATATGGCGATGCTGCTCGGCGCGGCGCGCTATCTCGCCGAAACGCGCAATTTCTCCGGGCGCGCGGTGATCGTCTTTCAGCCGGCCGAGGAGGGCGGTGCGGGTGCGCGCGCCATGATCGAAGACGGGTTGATGGAGCGTTTCGCCATCAGCGAGGTCTACGGCCTGCACAATATGCCGGGCATTCCCGTCGGCCAGTTCGGCATCCGTCCGGGCCCGCTGATGGCGGCGACCGACAATTTCATCATCCAGATCGAGGGCAAGGGATCGCATGCCGCCAAGCCGCATGCGGGCGTCGATCCCGTTCTCGTCGGCTCGCAGATCGTCAATGCGCTGCAATCGGTCGCCTCGCGCAATGTCGATCCCCTGAAGAGTGCCGTCGTCTCCGTGACGACCTTTCACGCTGGCGACACGTTCAACGTCATCCCGCAGCGCGGGACCTTGAAAGGCACGGTGCGCACGCTCGATCCGGCCATACGCGATCTGGTCGAGCGGCGCATGAACGAGATTGTGCCGACGATCGGGCAGGCTTTCGGGGCGCGCGCCCGCCTCGATTACCAGCGGCATTACCCGGTGACGGTCAATCACGAAGAGCAGACGCACAAGGCGGCGGCCGTCGCGCGCGAAATCGCCGGGGAGGGGGCGGTGACCGAAGACACGCCGCCGCTGATGGCCGGGGAGGATTTCTCCTATATGCTGGAAGCAAGACCGGGTGCTTTCATCTTTCTCGGCAACGGCGATTCCGCCGGCCTTCACCACCCCGCCTATGATTTCAACGACAGCGCAGCACCTTACGGCGCAAGCTATCTTGCACGCCTTGTCGAAAGGGCGATGCCGGCATGA
- a CDS encoding TAXI family TRAP transporter solute-binding subunit yields MLFQRKVLRSFVMAVASLGLVGAIAWPSSGRAQEEQNYLLATASTGGTYYPVGVALATLIKVKLQPSEKIGMSAINSAGSAENIKLMRDNEVQFAILQGLYGAYAKKGSGPLENEGPQENLRSVTMLWPNVEHFVLKSDLADTGTIADVEKAKGKSINLGAQNSGTLGSNRTILGNLGYNIDEDFNLVYSGYGPAAEALQNGQVVLISTPAGPPVGAISQAFANMGNEITVLDFTDEEMKEANGDFEELWTRFTILAGTYPGQEKEINTIAQPNFLAVRADVPEETIYKMTKTIYENLPFLQGIHPATKNMKLEAAIAGLPLPLHPGAARYYEEQGIAIPDRLKVAAE; encoded by the coding sequence ATGCTATTCCAGCGCAAAGTTTTACGCTCCTTTGTCATGGCCGTGGCCAGCCTTGGTCTCGTTGGCGCTATTGCCTGGCCTTCTTCGGGGCGGGCTCAGGAAGAACAGAATTACCTGCTGGCGACAGCTTCAACAGGCGGCACTTATTATCCGGTGGGTGTTGCTCTTGCCACGCTCATCAAGGTCAAGCTGCAGCCCAGTGAAAAGATCGGCATGTCGGCGATCAACTCTGCGGGCTCGGCCGAGAACATCAAGCTGATGCGTGACAACGAGGTCCAGTTCGCCATCCTGCAAGGCCTTTATGGCGCTTATGCGAAGAAGGGCTCCGGCCCGTTGGAAAATGAGGGGCCGCAGGAGAATCTCCGCTCCGTCACCATGCTGTGGCCGAATGTGGAACATTTCGTCCTGAAATCCGACCTTGCCGACACAGGCACCATCGCTGACGTTGAAAAGGCCAAGGGCAAGTCGATCAATCTCGGCGCGCAGAATTCCGGCACGCTCGGCTCCAACCGCACCATCCTCGGCAATCTCGGCTACAATATCGATGAGGATTTCAACCTCGTCTATTCCGGCTACGGCCCAGCGGCCGAAGCCCTGCAGAACGGACAGGTCGTGCTGATCTCGACGCCAGCCGGCCCGCCGGTCGGCGCCATCAGCCAGGCCTTTGCCAATATGGGCAACGAGATCACCGTCCTCGATTTCACCGATGAGGAGATGAAAGAGGCAAATGGCGATTTCGAGGAATTGTGGACGCGCTTCACGATCCTGGCCGGGACCTATCCGGGCCAGGAGAAGGAGATCAACACGATCGCGCAGCCGAACTTCCTCGCCGTGCGCGCCGATGTGCCGGAAGAGACCATCTACAAGATGACGAAGACGATCTACGAGAATCTGCCCTTCCTGCAGGGCATCCATCCGGCGACGAAAAACATGAAGCTCGAAGCGGCGATCGCCGGACTGCCGCTGCCACTGCATCCGGGCGCAGCGCGCTATTACGAAGAGCAGGGGATTGCGATCCCGGACCGTCTCAAGGTCGCGGCCGAATAA